Proteins encoded within one genomic window of Amycolatopsis sp. 2-15:
- a CDS encoding acetyl-CoA C-acetyltransferase: protein MSGSVILGAARTPIGRLLGSLKDFTGAQLGGIAIKAALEQAGVSPSEVEYTIMGQVLTAGAGQIPARQAAVAAGISMDVPALTINKVCLSGLDAIALADQLIRAGEFDLVVAGGQESMTQAPHLLPKSRGGFKYGDVTMLDHMAYDGLFCAFDQVAMGASTEKHNARYGITREQQDEFSARSHQRAAAAIEAGFFREEIAPVTIPQRKGDPIVFSTDEGVRADTTVDGLAKLRPAFASDGTITAGSSSQISDGAAAVIVASPEKAAQLGLTPLAEIGAHGVVAGPDASLHEQPSNAIRKALAKAKLDVADLDLVEINEAFAAVGVVAGEKLGLDPSKVNVNGGAIALGHPIGASGARLAVHLIHELRRRGGGLGAAALCGGGGQGDALLLRVPAAK, encoded by the coding sequence GTGTCCGGTTCCGTGATCCTGGGTGCGGCCCGTACCCCCATCGGGCGGCTGCTCGGCTCGCTGAAGGACTTCACCGGTGCGCAGCTCGGCGGCATCGCGATCAAGGCCGCGCTGGAGCAGGCCGGGGTTTCGCCGTCCGAGGTCGAGTACACGATCATGGGCCAGGTCCTCACCGCGGGCGCGGGCCAGATCCCGGCGCGCCAGGCCGCGGTCGCCGCGGGCATCTCGATGGACGTCCCGGCGCTCACGATCAACAAGGTGTGCCTCTCGGGCCTCGACGCCATCGCGCTCGCCGACCAGCTCATCCGTGCCGGCGAGTTCGACCTCGTCGTGGCCGGTGGCCAGGAGTCGATGACGCAGGCGCCGCACCTGCTGCCGAAGTCGCGCGGCGGGTTCAAGTACGGCGACGTGACGATGCTCGACCACATGGCCTACGACGGCCTGTTCTGCGCCTTCGACCAGGTCGCCATGGGCGCCTCGACGGAGAAGCACAACGCCCGCTACGGCATCACGCGCGAGCAGCAGGACGAGTTCTCCGCGCGCTCGCACCAGCGCGCCGCCGCCGCCATCGAGGCCGGCTTCTTCCGCGAGGAGATCGCGCCGGTCACCATCCCGCAGCGCAAGGGCGACCCGATCGTCTTCTCCACCGACGAGGGCGTCCGCGCCGACACCACCGTCGACGGCCTCGCCAAGCTGCGCCCCGCCTTCGCCTCCGACGGCACCATCACCGCCGGCTCGTCCTCCCAGATCTCCGACGGCGCCGCGGCCGTGATCGTCGCCAGCCCCGAGAAGGCCGCCCAGCTCGGCCTCACGCCCCTGGCCGAGATCGGCGCCCACGGCGTCGTCGCGGGCCCCGACGCGTCGCTGCACGAGCAGCCGTCCAACGCCATCCGCAAGGCCCTCGCGAAGGCCAAGCTCGACGTCGCCGACCTCGACCTGGTGGAGATCAACGAGGCGTTCGCCGCGGTCGGCGTGGTGGCCGGCGAGAAGCTCGGCCTGGACCCGTCGAAGGTCAACGTCAACGGCGGCGCCATCGCCCTGGGCCACCCGATCGGCGCCTCGGGCGCTCGCCTGGCGGTGCACCTCATCCACGAGCTGCGCCGCCGCGGCGGCGGCCTCGGTGCTGCCGCGCTGTGCGG
- the mce gene encoding methylmalonyl-CoA epimerase, whose product MNTESIQAVLTPFVTAIDHVGIAVPDLDEAIAFHKEHFGLEVAHEEVNEEQGVREAMLRAPGTAGTETMIQLLAPLRDDSTIAKFLGRNGPGLQQLAFRVSDVDAAAAALREQGLRLLYDDAKRGTSNSRVNFVHPKDAGGVLVELVEPAAH is encoded by the coding sequence ATGAACACTGAGTCCATCCAAGCCGTGCTCACCCCGTTCGTGACCGCGATCGACCACGTCGGGATCGCGGTTCCCGATCTCGACGAAGCGATCGCGTTCCACAAGGAGCACTTCGGCCTGGAGGTCGCGCACGAAGAGGTGAACGAGGAGCAGGGCGTCCGCGAAGCGATGCTGCGCGCGCCCGGCACCGCGGGCACCGAGACGATGATTCAGCTCCTCGCGCCCCTGCGCGACGACTCGACGATCGCGAAGTTCCTCGGCCGCAACGGTCCCGGCCTGCAGCAGCTCGCCTTCCGGGTGTCCGATGTGGACGCAGCCGCGGCCGCACTGCGCGAGCAGGGCCTACGGCTGCTGTACGACGACGCCAAGCGGGGGACGTCGAACAGCCGCGTGAACTTCGTGCACCCGAAGGATGCCGGTGGTGTGCTGGTGGAGCTGGTGGAGCCGGCTGCGCACTAG
- a CDS encoding TetR/AcrR family transcriptional regulator, with protein sequence MTDDSAKERILCAAEALFAESGFDATPTSRIAERAGVPKGLVHYYFRRKSDLLAALVARLPDENIEPAAVVVPGDLAGSLRRLVSELDRRFTGSLGLSHLLWREADTHHVVRDALGERFQHLVRLVRSVIVGATGGRLAVADLDNASGLLARAVTHRHATARHSGDDRPAEFDGELTFLANALSAKAKTREP encoded by the coding sequence ATGACGGATGACTCGGCGAAGGAGCGGATCCTCTGCGCGGCTGAAGCGCTCTTCGCCGAGTCCGGCTTCGACGCCACCCCGACGTCCCGCATCGCGGAGCGCGCCGGGGTGCCGAAGGGTCTGGTCCACTACTACTTCCGCCGCAAGTCCGACCTGCTGGCGGCGCTGGTCGCGCGGCTGCCCGACGAGAACATCGAGCCCGCCGCGGTGGTGGTGCCCGGCGACCTCGCCGGGTCGCTGCGCCGGCTCGTCTCGGAGCTCGACCGCCGCTTCACCGGCTCCCTCGGCCTGTCCCACCTGCTCTGGCGCGAGGCCGACACCCACCACGTCGTGCGCGACGCGCTCGGAGAACGCTTCCAGCACCTCGTGCGCCTCGTCCGCTCGGTGATCGTGGGCGCCACCGGCGGCCGCCTCGCCGTCGCCGACCTCGACAACGCCTCGGGCCTGCTCGCCCGTGCCGTCACCCACCGCCACGCCACGGCCCGCCACTCCGGCGACGACCGCCCCGCCGAGTTCGACGGCGAGCTCACCTTCTTGGCCAACGCGTTGTCGGCGAAGGCGAAAACTCGCGAACCCTAG
- a CDS encoding SPW repeat domain-containing protein translates to MSEVSTRAWTRPHDWAEVVIGVVAALSPLWLSTDTMTMWTMVILGALIAIDGLVSLAVPGAVYGEGIQIVLGVLLFLAPWVMGYTEFNGASWTSWVAGALTIIAGAAAMPMATAAHRTAMPH, encoded by the coding sequence ATGAGTGAAGTCTCGACGCGCGCCTGGACCCGGCCCCACGACTGGGCCGAGGTCGTCATCGGTGTTGTCGCCGCTCTTTCACCCCTTTGGCTGAGCACGGACACGATGACGATGTGGACGATGGTGATCCTCGGTGCGCTGATCGCCATCGACGGCCTGGTGTCGCTCGCGGTGCCCGGTGCCGTCTACGGCGAGGGCATCCAGATCGTCCTCGGGGTGTTGCTGTTCCTCGCGCCGTGGGTGATGGGGTACACCGAGTTCAACGGGGCGTCCTGGACGTCCTGGGTCGCCGGTGCGCTCACGATCATCGCCGGCGCCGCCGCGATGCCGATGGCCACCGCCGCCCACCGGACGGCGATGCCGCACTGA
- a CDS encoding chromosome segregation protein: MPLGAGFDVAKRGYSRAQVDEHLERLDADLKMLTGDRDAAIAQAGDLARQLEIARGEIADLRGQVDRLAQPPTSVEGLSERLQRMLRLAQDESADTRARAEAEAGHIRAKAETDASAMRARYEQLLTELDLRRKEMEAEHRKVLEDARAEAKSITDKAEAERNKLDAESEARRTQVEEDFEIAMAARRTEAMRVLAEQEAASKAEAERRVREAAEDAAAIRAKVLEEETVARADMERRQRESVADANKRKQDSITEANARLAEAADEARRRVRTATDESNRRITQANERVEALRNVRTSLAEQVRQARTVLAEAHHVLGETDTLVPTDIKASTEPKTPVAAAAPAASRSGSGSGSAEGDVEKTVRLRTSDVPKPKAQSSSGQSHKPTGD; encoded by the coding sequence GTGCCGCTGGGAGCCGGCTTCGACGTGGCGAAGCGCGGGTACAGCCGAGCGCAGGTCGACGAACATCTGGAACGGCTGGACGCCGACCTGAAGATGCTCACCGGCGACCGCGACGCCGCCATCGCCCAGGCGGGCGATCTGGCCCGGCAGCTGGAGATCGCGCGCGGTGAGATCGCCGACCTGCGCGGGCAGGTCGACCGGCTGGCGCAGCCGCCGACGAGCGTCGAGGGCCTGTCCGAGCGCCTGCAGCGGATGCTGCGCCTGGCGCAGGACGAGTCCGCCGACACGCGGGCACGCGCCGAGGCCGAGGCCGGCCACATCCGCGCCAAGGCGGAGACCGACGCGAGCGCCATGCGCGCTCGGTACGAGCAGCTGCTCACCGAGCTCGATCTGCGCCGCAAGGAGATGGAAGCCGAGCACCGCAAGGTCCTCGAGGACGCCCGCGCCGAGGCGAAGTCGATCACCGACAAGGCCGAGGCCGAGCGCAACAAGCTCGACGCGGAGTCCGAGGCCCGCCGCACGCAGGTCGAAGAGGACTTCGAGATCGCCATGGCCGCCCGCCGCACCGAGGCGATGCGGGTGCTGGCCGAGCAGGAGGCCGCGTCGAAGGCCGAAGCCGAGCGCCGCGTGCGCGAAGCCGCCGAGGACGCCGCCGCCATCCGCGCCAAGGTGCTCGAAGAAGAAACAGTGGCTCGCGCCGACATGGAGCGCCGCCAGCGCGAGTCCGTCGCCGACGCGAACAAGCGCAAGCAGGACTCGATCACCGAGGCCAACGCCCGCCTCGCCGAAGCCGCCGACGAGGCCCGCCGCCGCGTCCGCACGGCCACCGACGAGTCGAACCGCCGCATCACCCAGGCCAACGAACGCGTCGAGGCGCTGCGCAACGTCCGGACCAGCCTGGCCGAACAGGTCCGACAGGCGCGCACGGTGCTGGCCGAGGCCCACCACGTGCTCGGCGAGACGGACACGCTGGTGCCGACGGACATCAAGGCTTCCACCGAGCCGAAGACTCCGGTCGCGGCCGCTGCTCCCGCTGCTTCGCGCTCAGGCTCGGGTTCGGGCTCCGCCGAAGGCGACGTCGAGAAGACGGTCCGCCTCCGCACGAGCGACGTCCCCAAGCCGAAGGCCCAGTCCTCATCCGGCCAGTCCCACAAACCCACCGGCGACTGA
- a CDS encoding universal stress protein, with the protein MAVYRTVVVGTDGSDSSFAAVDRAAGVAADAGAKLVVVCAYYPASKHDVEQAQDELGDEAYQVVGSAPAEDTLQSARDRAVKAGAKDIETIAMTGEPVHALRKVVHETSADLLVVGNRGLNTLAGRILGSVPAEVARKSGVDVLIVHTT; encoded by the coding sequence ATGGCTGTCTATCGGACCGTGGTGGTGGGGACGGACGGGTCGGACTCGTCGTTCGCCGCGGTGGATCGGGCGGCGGGGGTGGCCGCGGATGCCGGGGCGAAGCTGGTCGTGGTGTGCGCGTATTACCCCGCCAGTAAGCACGACGTGGAGCAGGCGCAGGACGAGCTCGGCGACGAGGCTTACCAGGTTGTCGGGTCGGCGCCGGCGGAGGACACGTTGCAGAGCGCGCGTGATCGGGCTGTGAAGGCCGGGGCGAAGGACATCGAGACCATCGCCATGACCGGTGAGCCGGTGCACGCGCTGCGCAAGGTCGTGCACGAGACGTCGGCCGACCTGCTCGTGGTGGGCAACCGCGGCCTCAACACGCTCGCCGGGCGGATCCTCGGCTCGGTGCCGGCGGAGGTGGCGCGCAAGTCGGGTGTCGACGTGCTGATCGTGCACACCACCTGA
- a CDS encoding adenylate/guanylate cyclase domain-containing protein, producing the protein MAESSEVQHQLEKLLLGGPRRYTRLEVAEKAGVPEERSRRLWRALGFAAAEDDEVVFTDADVAAMRTADQLIASGLVARNLEVAVTRALGQHLSRLAEWQVHMLWSLIAGKPGLDDSQVTKLVARLLPELEQVQSFVWRRHLVAYAGRAFATDEDLEARPQVVGFVDMVGYTKMTREVDEDELSHVLDAFESLAAGVIADHRGRIVKMIGDEVFFVTDSPGSGAEIALTLTERASASDDLPAVRAGLASGRVLSRFGDVYGSVVNLAARLTSVARPGTVLVDRELAAELEPLPEYELRSRRPVAVRGYNRLRTSVLRRAQDGPSGKFAEAQERAAEAMGLPETIRPADEPDGPEDLTLGSRRRRRKR; encoded by the coding sequence GTGGCCGAATCCTCTGAGGTGCAGCACCAGCTCGAGAAGCTCCTCCTCGGCGGGCCGCGCAGGTACACCCGCCTGGAGGTCGCGGAAAAGGCCGGGGTGCCCGAGGAACGCTCGCGCCGGTTGTGGCGCGCTCTCGGGTTCGCGGCGGCCGAGGACGACGAGGTGGTGTTCACCGACGCCGACGTCGCCGCCATGCGCACGGCCGACCAGCTCATCGCGTCCGGGCTCGTGGCGCGCAACCTCGAGGTCGCCGTGACGCGCGCGCTCGGCCAGCACCTGTCGCGCCTGGCCGAGTGGCAGGTGCACATGCTGTGGTCGCTCATCGCCGGAAAACCGGGCCTCGACGACAGCCAGGTCACCAAGCTCGTCGCGCGGCTGCTGCCCGAGCTGGAGCAGGTGCAGAGCTTCGTGTGGCGCCGCCACCTCGTGGCGTACGCCGGGCGCGCGTTCGCCACCGACGAGGACCTGGAGGCGCGGCCGCAGGTCGTCGGTTTCGTCGACATGGTGGGCTACACCAAAATGACCCGCGAGGTCGACGAGGACGAGCTCAGCCACGTGCTCGACGCGTTCGAGTCACTGGCCGCGGGTGTGATCGCCGACCACCGCGGCCGGATCGTGAAGATGATCGGCGACGAGGTCTTTTTCGTCACCGACTCCCCCGGCTCGGGCGCCGAGATCGCCCTCACCCTCACCGAGCGCGCGTCGGCGTCGGACGACCTGCCCGCCGTCCGCGCGGGGCTGGCTTCGGGGCGGGTGCTGTCCCGCTTCGGCGACGTCTACGGCTCCGTGGTGAACCTCGCCGCGCGGCTCACGTCCGTCGCCCGCCCCGGCACTGTGCTCGTCGACCGCGAGCTGGCGGCCGAGCTGGAGCCCCTGCCGGAGTACGAGCTGCGGTCACGCCGGCCCGTCGCCGTGCGCGGATACAACCGGCTACGGACCTCGGTGCTGCGGCGGGCGCAGGACGGGCCGTCGGGGAAGTTCGCGGAGGCGCAGGAGCGCGCGGCCGAGGCCATGGGGCTGCCCGAGACGATCCGTCCCGCCGATGAGCCGGACGGTCCCGAAGATCTCACGCTGGGTTCCCGGCGCCGGCGTCGCAAGCGCTGA
- the paaE gene encoding 1,2-phenylacetyl-CoA epoxidase subunit PaaE, whose amino-acid sequence MTSTISRRTGFHSLRVADVERLCDDAVAVTFDVPEELAETFAFAPGQSLTLRRTVDGRDERRSYSICAPAGQRPRVGVRLVPEGVFSSWLVQDVRPGDVVEVSAPTGTFTPDLTAGGHHVLIAAGSGITPVLSIVASLLATPDATVTVLYGNRRTDTVMFADELADLKDRYPARLELIHVLSREPREAELFTGRLDADKLRALFGSLVPVESVDHFWLCGPFGLVTGAQEVLASLGVPESSVHQELFYVDDVPPEPVKHVDPAVAGAASEVTLILDGRSTTMSLPQESSILDGAQKFRPDLPFACKGGVCGTCRARVTDGAVDMRRNFALEKAEVDAGFVLTCQSHPASERVTVDYDA is encoded by the coding sequence TTGACCAGCACGATTTCCCGGCGCACCGGCTTCCACTCCCTGCGGGTGGCCGACGTCGAGCGGCTGTGCGACGACGCGGTCGCCGTGACCTTCGACGTGCCGGAAGAGCTGGCCGAGACGTTCGCCTTCGCGCCCGGCCAGTCGCTGACGCTGCGCCGCACCGTCGACGGCCGCGACGAGCGCCGGTCGTACTCGATCTGCGCTCCTGCGGGCCAGCGGCCGCGCGTGGGCGTGCGCCTGGTTCCCGAAGGTGTGTTCTCGTCGTGGCTCGTGCAGGACGTCCGCCCGGGTGACGTCGTCGAGGTCTCCGCGCCGACGGGGACCTTCACGCCGGATCTGACCGCGGGCGGTCACCACGTGCTGATCGCGGCCGGTTCGGGCATCACGCCGGTGCTGTCGATCGTCGCGTCGCTGCTCGCCACGCCGGACGCCACCGTCACTGTACTGTACGGCAACCGCCGCACGGACACGGTGATGTTCGCCGACGAGCTGGCCGATTTGAAGGACCGCTACCCGGCGCGGCTCGAGCTCATCCACGTGCTGTCGCGGGAACCGCGCGAGGCCGAGCTGTTCACCGGCCGCCTCGACGCCGACAAGCTGCGCGCGCTGTTCGGCTCGCTGGTGCCGGTGGAGTCGGTGGACCACTTCTGGCTGTGCGGTCCGTTCGGGCTGGTCACGGGCGCGCAGGAAGTGCTGGCGTCCCTGGGGGTGCCGGAGTCGAGTGTCCATCAGGAACTGTTCTACGTGGACGACGTGCCGCCGGAGCCGGTCAAGCACGTCGATCCGGCGGTGGCCGGCGCCGCGTCGGAGGTCACGCTGATCCTCGACGGCCGTTCGACGACGATGAGCCTGCCGCAGGAATCGTCCATTCTGGACGGTGCGCAGAAGTTCCGGCCGGACCTGCCGTTCGCGTGCAAGGGCGGGGTGTGCGGCACGTGCCGGGCGCGCGTGACCGACGGTGCCGTGGACATGCGGCGGAACTTCGCGCTGGAGAAGGCCGAGGTGGACGCGGGGTTCGTGCTGACGTGCCAGTCGCATCCGGCGAGCGAGCGCGTGACGGTGGACTACGACGCTTGA
- the paaD gene encoding 1,2-phenylacetyl-CoA epoxidase subunit PaaD, with translation MVSPLAVAATVTDPELPMLTLADLGVLRSVSEEDGRVTVAITPTYTGCPAMDTMRDDLEHALLGAGYSDVEIRTVLEPAWTSDWISADGRRKLAEAGIAPPGAAPQRASGPVPLTLSPPVSRVACPHCGSLDTEEQSRFSATACRALRRCRACLEPFEHVKEI, from the coding sequence ATGGTGAGCCCGCTGGCCGTGGCAGCCACCGTGACGGACCCGGAGCTGCCGATGCTCACGCTCGCCGACCTCGGCGTGCTGCGCTCGGTGTCCGAAGAGGACGGTCGCGTGACGGTGGCCATCACGCCCACCTACACCGGCTGTCCGGCCATGGACACCATGCGCGACGACCTGGAGCACGCGCTGCTCGGCGCCGGCTACTCGGACGTCGAGATCCGCACGGTGCTCGAACCGGCGTGGACCTCGGACTGGATCTCGGCCGACGGGCGCCGCAAGCTCGCCGAGGCCGGCATCGCGCCGCCGGGTGCCGCCCCGCAGCGGGCGAGTGGACCGGTGCCGCTCACGTTGTCACCGCCCGTGTCGCGCGTCGCCTGCCCGCACTGCGGTTCACTCGACACCGAGGAGCAGTCGCGGTTCAGCGCCACCGCGTGCCGGGCGCTGCGCCGCTGCCGCGCGTGCCTGGAACCGTTCGAACACGTCAAGGAGATCTGA
- the paaC gene encoding 1,2-phenylacetyl-CoA epoxidase subunit PaaC, with translation MSFDNVYEAITDDNDARWAFGTGFADPLSGVDITVPTGVDAAELAAYCLMLGDDALVFSHRLQEWVTNAPELEDEVAIANIGLDLLGQARLLLARAGKADGTDRSEDTLAFLRAEHEFRNVRLAELGGGHFGHLMARLLVFSTWRLALLQQLESSVDPVLAAIAAKGVKELAYHRDYAAQWVVRLGDGTALSHERMQEGLDAVWPYVDELFKTHSLELVDAASLRPEFDVVLDQVLAAATLERPTSGAVAGVSGRTGRDGIHTEQMGFLLAQLQSVARAMPDATW, from the coding sequence GTGTCTTTTGACAACGTCTATGAGGCCATCACCGATGACAACGACGCCCGGTGGGCCTTCGGCACCGGCTTCGCAGACCCGCTGTCCGGTGTGGACATCACGGTGCCCACGGGCGTGGACGCCGCTGAGCTGGCCGCGTACTGCCTGATGCTGGGCGACGACGCGCTGGTGTTCTCCCACCGCCTGCAGGAGTGGGTCACGAACGCGCCGGAGCTCGAGGACGAGGTGGCGATCGCCAACATCGGCCTCGACCTGCTCGGCCAGGCCCGGCTGCTGCTGGCGCGCGCCGGCAAGGCCGACGGCACCGACCGCTCGGAGGACACGCTCGCGTTCCTGCGGGCCGAGCACGAGTTCCGCAACGTCCGCCTCGCCGAGCTCGGTGGTGGTCACTTCGGGCACCTGATGGCCCGCCTGCTCGTGTTCTCCACTTGGCGGCTGGCGTTGCTGCAGCAACTCGAGTCCAGTGTGGACCCGGTGCTCGCGGCGATCGCGGCCAAGGGCGTGAAGGAGCTGGCCTACCACCGCGACTACGCGGCGCAGTGGGTCGTTCGGCTCGGCGACGGCACCGCGCTGTCGCACGAGCGGATGCAGGAGGGCCTCGACGCGGTGTGGCCGTACGTCGACGAGCTGTTCAAGACGCACTCGCTGGAGCTGGTGGACGCCGCTTCGCTGCGGCCGGAGTTCGACGTCGTGCTCGACCAGGTGCTCGCCGCGGCCACGCTGGAGCGGCCGACTTCCGGGGCCGTGGCCGGCGTGTCCGGGCGGACCGGACGCGACGGGATCCACACGGAACAGATGGGCTTCCTGCTGGCGCAGCTGCAGAGTGTGGCGCGAGCGATGCCGGATGCGACATGGTGA
- the paaB gene encoding 1,2-phenylacetyl-CoA epoxidase subunit PaaB: MKHDWPLYEVFVRGKRGLNHVHVGSLHAADDQMALHNARDLYTRRNEGVSIWVVRADDITASSPDEKDPFFAPSGDKVYRHPTFYDIPDNVPHM, translated from the coding sequence GTGAAGCACGATTGGCCGTTGTACGAGGTGTTCGTGCGGGGCAAGCGCGGGCTGAACCACGTGCACGTGGGCTCGCTGCACGCGGCGGACGACCAGATGGCGCTGCACAACGCCCGTGACCTGTACACGCGGCGCAACGAGGGTGTCTCGATCTGGGTCGTCCGTGCCGACGACATCACCGCGTCCTCGCCGGACGAGAAGGACCCGTTCTTCGCGCCCAGCGGCGACAAGGTCTACCGGCACCCGACGTTCTACGACATTCCCGACAACGTTCCGCACATGTAA
- the paaA gene encoding 1,2-phenylacetyl-CoA epoxidase subunit PaaA has protein sequence MTATLPESDLEAHFEHTIERDQRIEPRDWVPEGYRKTMIRQIAQHAHSEIIGMQPEGNWITRAPSLRRKAILLAKVQDEAGHGLYLYSAAATLGADRADLTDKLISGRQKYSSIFNYPTLTFADVGVIGWLVDGAAICNQVPLCRSSYGPYARAMIRICKEESFHQRQGFELLMTMMRGTQQQRDMVQEAVNRWWWPSLMMFGPPDAESPNTAQSMAWKVKRHTNDELRQRFVDMSVPQAEALGVTFPDPDLRWNASREHYDFGAVDWDEFKNVLQGNGPCNKTRVSHRKQAHDEGAWVREAAVAHAAKSQLGGPGGLAPRPGPGARPQNTEEGSL, from the coding sequence GTGACCGCAACTCTCCCCGAGTCCGACCTTGAAGCCCACTTCGAGCACACCATCGAGCGCGACCAGCGCATCGAGCCACGCGACTGGGTGCCCGAGGGCTACCGCAAGACGATGATCCGCCAGATCGCGCAGCACGCGCACTCGGAGATCATCGGCATGCAGCCCGAGGGCAACTGGATCACGCGCGCGCCTTCGTTGCGCCGCAAGGCGATCCTGCTCGCGAAGGTGCAGGACGAGGCCGGCCACGGGCTCTACCTGTACTCGGCCGCGGCCACGCTGGGCGCGGACCGCGCGGATCTCACCGACAAGCTGATCAGCGGCCGGCAGAAGTACTCGTCGATCTTCAACTACCCGACGCTGACCTTCGCCGACGTCGGCGTGATCGGCTGGCTGGTCGACGGCGCCGCGATCTGCAACCAGGTGCCGCTGTGCCGCAGCTCGTACGGGCCGTACGCGCGGGCGATGATCCGGATCTGCAAGGAAGAGTCGTTCCACCAGCGGCAGGGTTTCGAGCTGCTGATGACGATGATGCGCGGCACGCAGCAGCAGCGGGACATGGTGCAGGAGGCCGTGAACCGCTGGTGGTGGCCGTCGCTGATGATGTTCGGCCCGCCCGACGCCGAGTCGCCGAACACCGCGCAGTCCATGGCGTGGAAGGTCAAGCGGCACACCAACGACGAGCTGCGGCAGCGCTTTGTCGACATGTCAGTGCCGCAGGCGGAGGCGCTGGGCGTCACGTTCCCGGACCCGGACCTGCGCTGGAACGCTTCACGGGAGCACTACGACTTCGGGGCGGTCGACTGGGACGAGTTCAAGAACGTGCTGCAGGGCAACGGTCCGTGCAACAAGACGCGCGTTTCTCATCGAAAGCAGGCGCACGACGAGGGAGCCTGGGTGCGGGAAGCTGCTGTTGCGCATGCTGCCAAATCGCAGTTGGGGGGTCCAGGGGGGCTCGCCCCCCGGCCGGGGCCTGGGGCTCGGCCCCAGAACACAGAGGAGGGTTCGCTGTGA